CGACGTTGGAGATGGCGATGGCGGTGATGTCCTGGGTGGCGATCCCCCGCGTCCGCAGGAGCATCTCGATGAACACGCCGTACTCGTCGGCCGTCTGCTCGCGGCGACTGGTCAGTCGCCACGACACGCGCAGGTGAGAGCCGTCGAACACCCCGATGGTCGTGTTGGTGTTGCCGACGTCGGCGACGAGCAGCACCTCAGCTCTCGAGCGCGCCGGCCAGCACGCGATGCCGGCCGCCGGCCGTGTCGAGGATCAGGGCGCCCTCGGCGTCGACGTCGCGGGCCACGCCGCGGGCGCCGTCGACGGTCACCTCCCGGCCCAGGGTGTCGCTGAGCTCGATCCAGCGCCGCCGCACGACGTCGAATCCTTCGGCCTCCAGGCGCCGCCGCCAGGCGTCGAGACCGTCGAGCAGCGCGGTGAGCAACACCTCCCGATCCACGGTTAACCCCGTTTCGAGGGCCACCGACGTGGCTCGGTCGGCCAGGGCGCCGACGAAACGGCGCTGGCCGAGATTCACGCCGATGCCGAGGATGGTGATCACCGGCCCCCGGCCCAGCCGCGTCTCCAGGAGGATCCCGGCGATCTTGCGGGACCCGACGAGGACGTCGTTGGGCCACTTGAGCCGGGGCGAGACCGGAGCGACCGACGCCAGGGCCTCCGCGACCGCCACCGCAGCGGCGTACGAGAGCATCGGCAAGCGGGCCGGCTCCAGTGCGGGCCGGAGCACGATCGACAGCAGCA
This DNA window, taken from Candidatus Methylomirabilota bacterium, encodes the following:
- a CDS encoding biotin--[acetyl-CoA-carboxylase] ligase, with translation MRPPVVRVGSVASTQAVAFELAERGSADGTAVVAEHQTAGRGRRGARWEDEPGSSLLLSIVLRPALEPARLPMLSYAAAVAVAEALASVAPVSPRLKWPNDVLVGSRKIAGILLETRLGRGPVITILGIGVNLGQRRFVGALADRATSVALETGLTVDREVLLTALLDGLDAWRRRLEAEGFDVVRRRWIELSDTLGREVTVDGARGVARDVDAEGALILDTAGGRHRVLAGALES